One window from the genome of Brachyspira hampsonii encodes:
- a CDS encoding tetratricopeptide repeat protein translates to MGLLNNEDIKTLESFNTDSGGYFYKMLNYLQEFIENGVKENKFTLEKAKEDLDIALWYSYACNNIGDYEHYYMAKEFMKYSEKNAKGCGTWYYRYTVALIYCGKLDEALKYAEEGVIEEPDYPWGWLELAKLRLHFGNKEGAVKANNKGLEIVPCDYEFLRQAEEIENYYSIEALEYHYINEESDKNLLKGLDYGEEKLNAIAYILCDREKLQAIKDIINPIDWEADNPYCSFKFYFDDDLTDGIFLMNEAAISKLDKELIKQSLEELKDVKEKLKDEEKSKLTFVRFSIDYTIEAEFKNEETNKTFSIRKMFNKDSEYKKVADEIFDSYGMPLSPYLEELPNIVTLYKEEYGFMYYAECWIDEGTIVKHTGIVGSSGEVKEYECGNPREYKIFLDDFYKEYNDYKKIDNEDCYYLILQFEAEDFENELPEKYADALNKIGNVLNSVLSWNGVGSLNSWNAGETENIKGKYVINFFSVVVDVDIAFRLILNEVIEKIKDDINCEHIKIAYVPYIDNGENVTLIYSSDDSTEFFI, encoded by the coding sequence ATGGGCTTACTTAATAATGAAGATATAAAAACATTAGAATCATTTAATACAGATAGCGGCGGATATTTTTATAAAATGCTTAATTATTTGCAAGAGTTTATTGAAAACGGTGTAAAAGAAAATAAGTTTACATTAGAAAAGGCTAAAGAGGATTTAGATATAGCATTATGGTATTCTTATGCCTGCAATAATATAGGCGATTATGAACATTATTATATGGCTAAAGAGTTTATGAAATACTCTGAGAAGAATGCCAAAGGATGCGGAACTTGGTACTATAGATATACTGTTGCTCTTATATATTGCGGTAAATTAGATGAGGCTTTAAAATATGCTGAAGAGGGTGTTATTGAAGAGCCTGATTATCCTTGGGGCTGGCTTGAACTTGCTAAATTAAGACTTCATTTCGGAAATAAAGAAGGTGCTGTGAAAGCTAATAATAAGGGATTGGAAATTGTACCGTGTGATTATGAGTTTTTAAGACAGGCTGAAGAGATAGAAAATTATTATTCTATAGAAGCATTAGAATATCATTATATCAATGAAGAAAGCGATAAAAATTTACTTAAAGGTCTCGATTATGGAGAAGAGAAATTAAATGCTATAGCTTATATATTATGCGATAGAGAAAAATTGCAGGCTATTAAAGATATTATTAATCCTATAGATTGGGAAGCTGATAATCCTTATTGTAGTTTTAAGTTTTATTTTGATGATGATTTGACAGACGGTATATTTTTAATGAATGAAGCTGCTATATCAAAGTTAGATAAAGAATTAATAAAGCAATCTTTAGAAGAATTAAAAGATGTAAAAGAAAAGTTAAAAGATGAAGAAAAGTCAAAATTAACATTTGTAAGATTCAGTATTGATTATACTATTGAAGCTGAATTTAAAAATGAAGAGACCAATAAAACTTTTTCAATTAGAAAAATGTTTAATAAAGATTCTGAATATAAAAAAGTTGCAGATGAAATTTTTGATTCTTACGGAATGCCTTTGAGTCCATATTTAGAGGAGCTGCCTAATATTGTTACTTTGTATAAAGAAGAATACGGATTTATGTATTATGCTGAATGCTGGATAGATGAAGGAACTATAGTAAAGCATACCGGAATAGTTGGAAGCAGCGGAGAGGTTAAAGAATATGAATGCGGTAATCCAAGAGAATATAAAATTTTTTTAGATGATTTTTATAAAGAGTATAATGATTATAAAAAAATTGATAATGAGGATTGCTATTATTTGATTTTGCAATTTGAAGCAGAAGATTTTGAAAATGAACTGCCTGAAAAATATGCTGATGCTTTAAATAAAATAGGAAATGTTTTAAATTCCGTTTTGAGTTGGAATGGTGTTGGTTCTTTAAATTCTTGGAATGCTGGTGAAACTGAAAATATAAAAGGAAAATATGTTATTAATTTCTTTTCTGTAGTTGTAGATGTTGATATTGCTTTTAGGCTTATATTAAATGAAGTTATAGAAAAAATTAAAGATGATATAAATTGCGAGCATATAAAGATAGCTTATGTTCCATATATAGATAATGGAGAAAATGTTACTTTAATATATTCATCAGATGACAGCACAGAATTTTTTATTTGA
- a CDS encoding ankyrin repeat domain-containing protein — translation MKKGFILITLIFINIVSCNDSKNKKDVYSSEINNSVTNNMETNYIIDNTSNDNKNILETNNLYIDDIYDGYASNEDDIYELLTKLNEYELIAIEELESVKDTASLDAWQSVYAEESPLIFACQYFPTEEKAIELISYGADIDKRADYGYTPLMEASSRGYLKLVKELIKNGADVNIMLHEQTDALSCAVYSTNKNSTKIVEELLNAGAVAYRDYPLPDSEDETLTIIDKFFDYYSCDAEKFKLLAEAGADIENSYYGIPVIAKAVENDCIDIVKYLVSKGIDPAMNYTDYRNIEFSLLNKTFNNKTTNIAEYLIKNGASVNSKSTMDPYSKETQNLIFTAIEEDNIELVKLLIEYGADTSAVNKEGKTIFDIAKEKGYNEIEQLKK, via the coding sequence ATGAAAAAGGGCTTTATTTTAATAACTTTGATATTTATTAATATCGTTAGCTGTAATGACAGTAAAAATAAAAAAGATGTGTATAGTTCAGAAATTAATAATTCAGTAACTAACAATATGGAAACCAATTATATAATTGATAATACTTCTAATGATAATAAAAATATTTTAGAAACTAATAATTTATATATAGATGATATTTATGACGGATATGCATCTAATGAAGATGACATATATGAATTACTTACAAAATTAAATGAATATGAATTAATTGCTATTGAAGAACTTGAATCTGTAAAAGATACAGCTTCTTTAGATGCTTGGCAGTCAGTATATGCTGAGGAATCTCCATTAATATTTGCATGTCAATATTTTCCTACAGAAGAAAAGGCCATTGAATTGATTTCTTACGGAGCAGATATAGATAAACGTGCTGATTATGGATATACTCCATTAATGGAGGCTTCTTCTAGGGGATATTTAAAACTTGTAAAAGAATTAATAAAAAATGGTGCTGATGTTAATATAATGCTTCATGAACAAACCGATGCTTTATCATGTGCGGTATATTCTACTAATAAAAACAGTACAAAAATAGTTGAGGAATTGCTAAATGCTGGTGCTGTTGCTTACAGAGATTATCCTCTTCCAGATAGCGAAGATGAAACACTAACTATAATAGATAAGTTCTTTGATTACTATAGTTGTGATGCAGAAAAGTTTAAACTTCTTGCAGAGGCTGGTGCTGATATTGAAAACTCTTATTATGGTATACCAGTAATAGCTAAGGCTGTTGAAAATGATTGTATTGATATAGTAAAATATTTAGTATCTAAAGGTATTGATCCTGCTATGAATTATACGGATTATAGAAATATAGAATTTTCATTGCTTAATAAAACATTTAATAATAAAACTACTAATATAGCTGAATATTTAATAAAGAATGGAGCGAGTGTAAATTCTAAAAGTACAATGGATCCTTACAGCAAAGAAACTCAAAACTTAATATTTACCGCTATTGAAGAAGATAATATAGAATTGGTAAAATTACTTATAGAATATGGAGCAGATACTTCAGCAGTAAACAAAGAAGGTAAAACTATTTTTGATATAGCTAAAGAAAAAGGTTATAATGAAATAGAGCAGCTTAAAAAATAG
- the selB gene encoding selenocysteine-specific translation elongation factor has translation MNRIIGTAGHVDHGKSELIKALTGIAMMRLPEEKKREMTIDLGFGFFKPNDDITIGVIDVPGHERFIRNMVAGMWSLDLVMLVICASEGWMNMTEEHAKVALSLGIRNVICVMNKIDLVNEEKLKESEEDIKKNLYRIFNKDIEIVKVSALNGTNIDLLKERITDILINEKYEEDIKTHIYVDRVFSIKGAGLTITGSIRGGSIKRDDTLIHYPSGKEILIRNIQSYHEDKEIVYSNSRIAINIKNIKKEEIRRGHLLSCKEEKIFSTDEIILELINKDDIQYLKKIKNAEFAVGTECLIAQIIPIYKTYSNDKTDKNNKEIDNRFIRLKFSEPISVFWKERGILISQGGSSIIAVGNIFWGEKTTPFIRKRIIDNADFFLGEVKREKYNDLFMSVNGYCEAKGEIPDYSIKISNFFVKKDYLNSSLEKLKNLIENKKDGISFEDIRNYLNINNSFTKVFISYSVENKIIMPFNNIYKKYSENIDLNNSQKLLLEKLKKEDLNGLDEKIIKTFTNGMKDIKVLSLSKKAMYLDDGIYYHIDVYNRIKKLVMQNTKTNDIITIASVRDKTGLSRKYVLPILNALEREKLVRKEGNERIVL, from the coding sequence ATGAATAGAATTATAGGGACAGCAGGGCATGTTGACCATGGTAAATCAGAATTAATTAAAGCACTTACAGGTATTGCTATGATGCGTTTACCAGAGGAAAAGAAAAGAGAGATGACCATAGATTTAGGTTTTGGATTTTTTAAGCCTAATGATGATATTACAATAGGTGTAATAGATGTTCCCGGACATGAACGATTCATAAGAAACATGGTTGCTGGTATGTGGAGCTTGGATTTGGTTATGCTGGTTATTTGTGCCAGTGAAGGCTGGATGAATATGACAGAAGAACATGCTAAAGTGGCATTGTCGCTTGGTATAAGAAATGTTATATGTGTAATGAATAAAATTGATTTAGTTAATGAAGAGAAATTAAAAGAAAGCGAAGAGGATATTAAAAAGAATTTATATAGAATATTTAATAAGGATATAGAAATAGTAAAAGTTTCTGCATTAAATGGCACTAATATAGATTTATTAAAAGAAAGAATTACAGATATATTAATTAATGAGAAATACGAAGAAGATATAAAAACACATATTTATGTTGATAGAGTTTTTTCTATAAAAGGTGCTGGTCTTACCATTACTGGAAGTATTAGAGGAGGCAGTATAAAAAGAGATGATACTTTAATACATTATCCAAGCGGAAAAGAAATTTTAATAAGAAATATTCAGTCGTACCATGAAGATAAAGAAATTGTTTACTCTAATTCTAGAATAGCTATTAATATAAAAAATATAAAGAAAGAAGAAATAAGAAGAGGGCATTTATTATCTTGTAAGGAAGAAAAAATATTTTCAACAGATGAAATAATATTGGAATTAATAAATAAAGATGATATTCAATATTTAAAGAAAATAAAGAATGCTGAATTTGCTGTAGGAACTGAATGCTTAATTGCACAAATAATACCTATTTATAAAACATATTCAAATGATAAAACGGATAAAAATAATAAAGAAATAGATAATAGATTTATAAGATTAAAATTTAGTGAGCCTATATCAGTATTTTGGAAAGAAAGAGGAATATTAATAAGCCAAGGCGGAAGCAGTATAATAGCAGTAGGCAATATATTTTGGGGAGAAAAAACTACTCCTTTTATTAGAAAAAGAATTATTGATAATGCAGACTTTTTTTTAGGAGAAGTAAAAAGAGAAAAATATAATGATTTATTTATGTCGGTTAATGGTTATTGTGAAGCTAAGGGAGAGATTCCTGATTATTCTATTAAAATTTCAAATTTTTTTGTTAAAAAGGATTATTTAAATAGTTCATTAGAAAAATTAAAAAATCTAATAGAAAATAAAAAAGATGGTATAAGTTTTGAAGATATAAGAAATTATTTAAATATTAATAATTCATTTACAAAAGTATTTATATCATATTCAGTTGAAAATAAAATAATAATGCCTTTTAATAACATATACAAAAAATATAGCGAAAACATTGATTTGAATAATTCTCAGAAATTATTATTAGAAAAATTAAAAAAAGAAGATTTAAACGGATTAGATGAGAAAATTATAAAAACATTTACTAATGGAATGAAAGATATAAAAGTATTATCCTTATCAAAAAAAGCTATGTATCTTGATGACGGTATATATTATCATATAGATGTTTATAATAGAATAAAAAAACTTGTTATGCAAAATACAAAAACTAATGATATAATAACTATAGCATCCGTACGAGATAAGACAGGACTTTCAAGAAAATATGTGCTTCCTATATTAAATGCATTAGAAAGAGAAAAATTAGTAAGAAAAGAAGGAAATGAAAGAATCGTACTTTAA
- a CDS encoding M23 family metallopeptidase: MKKYILLLFIISSFLFARVPIDPNRIRVTSTFGEFRTDHFHNGVDFGGHKMEIYPVKDGEIVYYIDEDEDPTRPLYGVGNVLMIEHPDNLRSYYYHIEPGSIEKSYAKVTEKDVVALTGNSGRSGGAHLHLTIENMKEGLVVDPLEYLSIDKGSTQAPLIHGIYLRTENRLIQIKDKMPMSYNGEIKLFVKAYDLLGGIPMGLKRVKIFMNDDLVRDYDFTYFIKRDNVYYISPNYTFEEVYGVDSHFYRGGVFVPKRGKYTFKAEVTDFDNKTVVLTRTVNFY, translated from the coding sequence ATGAAAAAATATATATTATTATTATTTATAATATCTTCATTTTTATTTGCAAGAGTTCCTATAGATCCTAACAGAATAAGGGTAACAAGTACATTCGGAGAGTTCAGAACGGATCATTTTCATAACGGAGTTGATTTCGGCGGACATAAAATGGAAATATATCCTGTCAAAGACGGAGAGATAGTTTATTATATTGATGAAGATGAAGATCCTACAAGACCTCTTTACGGTGTTGGAAATGTACTTATGATAGAACACCCTGATAATTTAAGAAGTTATTATTATCATATAGAACCGGGTAGTATAGAAAAATCCTATGCTAAAGTAACAGAAAAAGATGTGGTAGCTCTCACAGGCAACAGCGGAAGATCCGGAGGAGCACATTTACATTTAACTATAGAAAACATGAAAGAGGGATTAGTAGTAGATCCATTAGAATATTTAAGTATAGATAAAGGATCAACTCAAGCACCATTAATTCATGGTATATATTTAAGAACTGAAAACAGACTTATACAGATAAAAGATAAAATGCCTATGAGTTATAATGGAGAAATAAAATTATTTGTTAAAGCTTATGATTTATTAGGCGGAATACCTATGGGGCTTAAAAGAGTAAAAATATTTATGAATGATGATTTAGTAAGAGATTATGATTTTACATATTTTATAAAAAGAGACAATGTATATTATATATCTCCGAATTATACTTTTGAAGAAGTGTACGGAGTAGATTCGCATTTTTATAGGGGCGGCGTTTTTGTTCCTAAAAGAGGAAAATATACATTTAAAGCTGAAGTTACTGACTTTGATAATAAAACTGTAGTATTGACTAGAACTGTTAATTTTTATTAA
- the uvrB gene encoding excinuclease ABC subunit UvrB gives MNFKLESNFKPSGDQITAIDSLVKGLENKNKYQTLLGVTASGKTFTIANVIEKANRPTLVMSHNKTLAAQLYRELKDFFPNNAVEYFVSYYDYYQPEAYVPAKDLYIDKDASVNDEIDRLRLKATTSLLERRDVIIVASVSCIYGLGSPEDYRKLYIAIEKDGEYDRDEIIEKLVSIQYERVKDVLERARFKVIGDTIEIMSAYSDEVIRVEFFGDTVERIIKINPITRQKLAEQDRVVIYPAKHFVTGGDKLAAGIKLIEEELEEQYNKFKSEGKLVEAERIYGRTKYDLEMLREVGYCAGIENYSRPLSGRKEGDRPACLIDYFPKDFLTIIDESHVSVPQIRGMFFGDRSRKETLVKYGFRLPSALDNRPLFFEEFEKLTNDTIYISATPAEYELKKSSQVVEQIIRPTGLLDPIIEVYPIDGQIDRILEEIKKTISNNERIFITTLTKKMAEDLTKYLNENGVRTRYLHSDIQTVERVEIIRDLRLGAFDVLVGINLLREGLDVPEVSLILILDADKTGFLRNTTTLIQTIGRAARNANGRVIMFADTISDAMKVAIDETERRRKIQMEYNKEHNITPKTIIKKIQDIIEREEKVETSYELHFDFRRFNERVKIDPEQKSDDYIKELEKEMKKASDSLEFEKAIEIREKINQLKQLKPQKKNIHKNITSKNPNGKRKNN, from the coding sequence ATGAATTTTAAATTGGAATCAAATTTTAAGCCTTCAGGAGATCAAATAACTGCAATAGATTCTCTAGTTAAAGGGCTTGAAAATAAAAATAAATATCAAACTCTGCTTGGAGTTACAGCTAGCGGGAAAACTTTTACAATAGCAAATGTAATAGAAAAAGCTAATAGACCAACATTAGTAATGTCTCATAATAAAACTTTGGCAGCTCAGCTTTATAGGGAGCTTAAAGATTTTTTTCCTAATAATGCTGTTGAGTATTTTGTTTCATACTATGACTATTATCAGCCTGAAGCTTATGTACCGGCTAAAGATTTGTATATTGATAAAGATGCTTCTGTTAATGATGAAATTGACAGATTAAGACTTAAAGCAACCACATCGCTTCTTGAGAGGAGAGATGTTATAATTGTTGCTTCTGTTTCTTGTATATACGGATTGGGTTCTCCTGAAGATTATAGAAAACTTTATATAGCAATAGAAAAAGACGGAGAATATGACAGAGATGAGATAATCGAAAAATTAGTATCTATTCAATATGAAAGAGTTAAAGATGTGCTTGAGAGAGCAAGATTTAAAGTTATAGGCGATACTATAGAAATAATGAGTGCTTATTCTGATGAGGTTATCAGAGTAGAATTTTTTGGTGATACTGTTGAGCGTATAATAAAAATCAATCCCATAACAAGACAAAAATTAGCAGAACAAGACAGAGTTGTAATATATCCTGCAAAACACTTTGTTACAGGAGGCGATAAGTTGGCTGCAGGTATAAAATTAATAGAAGAAGAACTTGAAGAGCAGTATAATAAATTTAAATCCGAAGGAAAATTGGTAGAGGCAGAAAGAATATACGGAAGAACAAAATATGATTTGGAAATGCTTAGAGAGGTTGGATATTGTGCAGGAATAGAAAATTATTCGCGTCCTTTATCTGGAAGAAAAGAAGGAGACAGACCTGCTTGTTTGATAGACTATTTTCCTAAAGACTTTTTAACTATTATAGATGAGTCGCATGTAAGTGTGCCTCAGATTAGAGGAATGTTTTTTGGAGATAGAAGCAGAAAAGAGACTCTAGTAAAGTACGGTTTCAGACTTCCTTCAGCTCTTGATAACAGACCTTTATTTTTTGAAGAATTTGAAAAACTTACTAATGATACAATATATATTAGTGCCACTCCTGCAGAATATGAATTAAAGAAAAGCAGTCAGGTTGTAGAGCAGATAATTCGTCCTACAGGCTTGCTTGATCCTATAATTGAAGTATATCCTATTGACGGACAGATTGATAGAATACTAGAAGAAATAAAGAAAACTATATCAAATAATGAAAGAATATTTATAACAACACTTACAAAAAAAATGGCTGAAGACCTTACAAAATATTTAAATGAAAACGGAGTAAGAACTCGTTATCTTCATTCAGATATTCAGACAGTTGAACGCGTTGAAATTATAAGAGATTTAAGGCTTGGGGCATTTGATGTGCTTGTTGGAATAAATCTTTTGAGAGAGGGGCTTGATGTACCTGAAGTTTCTTTGATATTAATACTTGATGCTGACAAAACAGGTTTTTTAAGAAATACAACTACTTTAATACAGACTATAGGACGCGCCGCAAGAAATGCAAACGGCAGAGTTATAATGTTTGCTGATACTATAAGCGATGCTATGAAAGTTGCGATTGATGAAACAGAGAGAAGAAGAAAAATACAGATGGAGTACAATAAAGAGCATAATATTACTCCTAAAACAATCATAAAAAAAATACAGGATATAATAGAAAGAGAAGAGAAAGTTGAAACATCTTATGAGCTTCATTTCGATTTCAGACGATTTAATGAAAGAGTAAAAATAGATCCTGAACAGAAAAGCGATGATTATATAAAAGAGCTTGAAAAAGAGATGAAAAAAGCATCAGACAGCTTAGAATTTGAAAAAGCTATTGAGATAAGAGAAAAAATTAATCAATTAAAACAATTAAAGCCGCAAAAGAAAAATATACATAAGAATATAACTTCTAAAAATCCGAATGGAAAAAGAAAAAATAATTAA
- a CDS encoding tRNA-binding protein: MDIKDEIKPESNFDNFLALDIRTGTIIEAEDFPKAKRPAYKLKIDFGKLGIKVSSAQITKLYKKEDLIGRRIIAVVNFPKKQIANFFSECLVLGAVKDNGEVVLLTAKEECENGTVIG, encoded by the coding sequence ATGGACATTAAAGATGAAATAAAGCCGGAATCTAATTTTGATAATTTTTTGGCATTGGATATCAGAACAGGTACTATAATAGAAGCAGAAGATTTTCCAAAAGCTAAAAGACCTGCTTATAAATTAAAAATTGATTTCGGTAAATTGGGTATAAAAGTATCATCAGCACAAATAACAAAATTATATAAAAAAGAAGATTTGATAGGAAGACGAATAATTGCTGTAGTTAATTTTCCCAAAAAACAGATAGCCAATTTTTTCTCAGAATGCTTGGTTTTAGGTGCTGTCAAAGATAATGGTGAAGTTGTATTATTAACTGCAAAAGAGGAATGTGAAAACGGCACAGTTATAGGATAA
- the selA gene encoding L-seryl-tRNA(Sec) selenium transferase codes for MNNKFNLIQTNAVLEDESIKPYHKIISRPIAADIIRETLEELRKEIRYNNASFSKEDIIKICENKIREESNLIMKKVINATGTIMHTNLGRSPIDAEIWDSVRELNINSSNLEYNINNESRGIRGDFVHSLLNKLTGAEASLVVNNNAASVFLILKALASDKEVIVSRGEQVQIGGGFRIPDILKEASSKLIEVGTTNIADIKDYEDALTEDTAMILKVHTSNFKIRGFVKSPSLKKLREAIAENIPIVYDEGSGILDESLSQEEHVKSALKSGADLVCFSGDKMLSSVQAGIIVGKKKYIEKISKHPLMRTFRCGKTVLSILEKSLIKRLNAEGNFKGYCETLLSIDKEIIKQKALNIIENIDGFEVVEEDIETGGGAMPDTFYPSYAISFKPKDIKSVIKFMHNLDVPIIPKVKKDSVIIYVITINDEDINYIKEVLIQIKDNYF; via the coding sequence ATGAATAATAAATTTAATCTAATACAAACTAATGCAGTATTAGAAGATGAATCCATAAAACCATATCATAAAATTATTTCTCGTCCAATAGCAGCAGATATTATTAGAGAAACTTTAGAGGAATTAAGAAAAGAAATAAGATATAATAATGCATCATTCAGCAAAGAAGATATAATAAAAATATGTGAAAACAAAATAAGAGAAGAATCGAATCTCATAATGAAAAAGGTTATAAATGCCACAGGAACAATTATGCATACTAATTTAGGGCGTTCTCCTATAGATGCAGAAATCTGGGATAGTGTAAGAGAATTGAATATAAACAGCAGCAATCTTGAATATAATATTAATAATGAATCAAGGGGAATAAGAGGAGATTTTGTTCATTCTCTTTTAAATAAATTAACAGGAGCAGAAGCCTCTTTGGTAGTTAATAATAATGCAGCTTCAGTATTTTTGATATTAAAGGCATTAGCATCTGATAAAGAAGTCATAGTTTCGAGAGGAGAGCAAGTACAAATTGGCGGAGGATTCAGAATACCTGATATACTAAAAGAAGCATCATCAAAACTTATAGAAGTCGGTACTACAAATATAGCGGATATTAAAGATTATGAAGATGCCTTAACAGAAGATACTGCTATGATATTAAAAGTACATACTTCAAATTTTAAAATAAGAGGCTTCGTAAAATCTCCTTCATTAAAAAAATTGAGAGAAGCTATAGCAGAAAATATACCTATAGTATATGATGAGGGATCTGGAATACTTGATGAGAGCTTATCTCAAGAAGAACATGTAAAATCTGCATTAAAAAGCGGTGCTGATTTAGTATGCTTTTCAGGCGATAAAATGCTTTCAAGTGTGCAGGCTGGTATTATAGTAGGAAAGAAAAAATATATAGAAAAAATATCGAAACACCCTCTTATGAGAACTTTCAGATGCGGAAAGACTGTATTATCAATATTAGAAAAAAGCCTTATAAAAAGATTGAATGCTGAAGGCAATTTCAAAGGATACTGTGAAACTTTATTGAGTATAGATAAAGAAATAATAAAACAAAAGGCTTTAAATATTATAGAAAATATTGACGGCTTTGAAGTTGTTGAAGAAGATATAGAAACAGGAGGCGGTGCTATGCCTGATACTTTTTATCCGTCTTATGCAATAAGCTTTAAGCCTAAAGATATAAAGTCCGTAATAAAGTTTATGCATAATTTAGATGTGCCTATTATACCAAAAGTAAAAAAGGATTCTGTGATTATATATGTAATAACTATAAATGATGAAGATATAAATTATATAAAAGAAGTTTTAATACAAATAAAAGATAATTATTTTTAA
- a CDS encoding M23 family metallopeptidase codes for MKYIISIIFLISLSLYSQNTIQYLGNTSLSRGGNNIDIKTSNEILVNDIIETEKNAFAEIKMGNKYYYLAPNTKIKVSNNNAVLINGAMYTRNNAFNSLEDFKKYDNDIKIYADPFPFYAGKVSTIFIASKDEIKIENSKLMGSARPIVKFFEVKDADRNMKVYKSIFGIYVGAQDKKYQFLSDITLKDKTVLSVALDIQLDFTPPPPKPKQIPGVTSTMKNIISNPQKSREEKELLNGKVYISYTPTNYADKVYIMPSQGRYSSGFGAFRGYTKDYARYHQGFDIANTNGTPIIAANNGVVRVSRELFVRGNCVVIDHGEGVYSSYFHMSKLIAKEGQYVKKGEVIGLIGSTGMSTGPHCHWEMRAGNMTFDPLSILEKPVSFNTKMLTQIK; via the coding sequence ATGAAATATATTATCAGCATCATATTTTTAATTTCATTATCTTTATATTCTCAAAATACTATTCAATATTTGGGAAATACTTCTCTAAGCAGAGGAGGAAATAATATTGATATAAAAACCTCTAATGAAATACTAGTAAATGATATTATAGAAACTGAAAAAAATGCTTTTGCTGAAATCAAAATGGGAAATAAATATTATTATCTTGCTCCAAATACAAAAATTAAAGTAAGCAATAATAATGCTGTTCTAATAAACGGTGCTATGTATACTAGAAATAATGCTTTTAATTCTTTAGAAGATTTCAAAAAATATGATAATGATATAAAAATATATGCAGATCCTTTTCCATTCTATGCCGGTAAAGTATCTACTATATTTATAGCTTCCAAAGATGAAATAAAAATAGAAAATTCAAAACTTATGGGAAGTGCAAGACCTATAGTGAAGTTTTTTGAAGTAAAAGATGCTGACAGAAACATGAAAGTTTATAAAAGTATATTCGGTATATATGTAGGTGCTCAGGATAAAAAATATCAGTTTCTTTCTGACATAACATTAAAAGATAAAACTGTATTGAGTGTGGCTCTAGATATACAATTAGATTTTACTCCGCCTCCTCCAAAACCAAAACAAATACCGGGAGTAACTTCTACCATGAAAAATATTATAAGCAATCCGCAAAAATCCAGAGAAGAGAAAGAATTGCTAAATGGAAAAGTTTATATTAGTTATACACCTACTAATTATGCAGATAAAGTTTATATAATGCCTTCTCAAGGCAGATATTCATCAGGTTTCGGAGCTTTTAGAGGATACACTAAAGACTATGCAAGATATCATCAGGGATTTGATATAGCAAATACAAACGGAACTCCTATAATAGCTGCTAATAATGGCGTTGTAAGAGTATCAAGAGAATTATTTGTTAGGGGCAACTGTGTAGTTATAGATCATGGAGAAGGAGTATACAGCTCATATTTTCATATGTCAAAATTAATAGCAAAAGAAGGACAGTATGTTAAAAAAGGTGAGGTAATAGGATTAATTGGTTCTACAGGAATGTCTACAGGTCCTCATTGTCATTGGGAAATGAGGGCAGGAAATATGACATTTGATCCTTTAAGTATTTTAGAAAAGCCTGTTTCATTTAATACTAAAATGCTTACTCAAATAAAATAA